The segment GGTAAGGTACCGCGTGATCTGGTTCATCTTTTTCCTGCCGCTTTCTCCCTCGCGCTGCAATTTCTGGAAATAGGGTATGGCCATTCCCAACAGCTGGACCACGATGGATGCGGAAATATAGGGCATGATCCCGAGGGCAAAGATGGAAGCATTGGAAAATGCACCACCTGAAAACATGTTTAATAGACCCAGAAGTCCTGTGCTGGCCTGGTTTTGCAGGGCAGCCAGCTGATTCGGATCAATGCCCGGTATCACCACATAGGCACCCAGCCTGTAAATCATGATGATGCCCAGTGTGTAGAGGATCCTCTTCCGGAGGTCTTCTATCTTGTAAATATTCCTTATGGTCTCAATAAATCGTTTCATTCACGCTATATTTTTGTTGCAATGCCACCATTTGATTCGATTGCTTTCCTGGCTGAAGCTGAGAACGCATGCGCCTTCACATCCACCTTGGCAGTCAGCTGACCCCGTCCGAGTACTTTGATCTGGTCCTTTTTATCGGCAAGGCCATTTTCGATGAAAACATCCACATCGAAGTAACTAATGCCTTTGGCATCAAACAAACGCTGAAGTACATCCAGATTGATGGGATGGAACTCGACCCGGTTGAAATTGATGAACCCACCTTTGGGGACACGGCGGTGCAGGGGCATCTGACCTCCCTCAAATCCGATTTTACGCTTATATCCCGATCTGGACTGAGCGCCTTTGTGTCCCTTTGTCGATGTACCTCCCTTACCTGATCCCTGGCCTCTGCCGATGCGTTTGCTTTTCTTTACCGAACCTTCTGCCGGTTTTAAGTTACTTAAATCCATCATAGTCTGATATTATCAATGATTCGTTTGATCTATTGAATTTCTTCCACAGTGACCAGGTGTCGAACTTTTTCGATCATGCCCAAAATCTGGGGTGTTGCCTTCACCTCAACAGTCTGGTGCATACGTTTGATTCCCAGCGCCTCGAGGG is part of the Bacteroidales bacterium genome and harbors:
- the rplO gene encoding 50S ribosomal protein L15, whose product is MDLSNLKPAEGSVKKSKRIGRGQGSGKGGTSTKGHKGAQSRSGYKRKIGFEGGQMPLHRRVPKGGFINFNRVEFHPINLDVLQRLFDAKGISYFDVDVFIENGLADKKDQIKVLGRGQLTAKVDVKAHAFSASARKAIESNGGIATKI
- the rpmD gene encoding 50S ribosomal protein L30, giving the protein MNRLRVTQIKSGIGKPQRQKRTLEALGIKRMHQTVEVKATPQILGMIEKVRHLVTVEEIQ